In one Vulgatibacter incomptus genomic region, the following are encoded:
- a CDS encoding IscS subfamily cysteine desulfurase yields the protein MKTPIYMDNHATTPLDPRVLEAMMPYLTEHFGNAASRSHPFGWAAEEASEQARERVAALIGGSGKEIVWTSGATESINLALKGITEFYKDRGNHVITAKTEHKAVLDTCKRLERSGCEVTFLDVDKHGRLDPEAVRAAITDRTVLVSVMAANNEIGTIHPIREIGAITREKGVFFHVDAAQAAGKVALDVNECNIDLASLSAHKMYGPKGVGALWVRRRPRVRLTGLIDGGGHERGMRSGTINVPGVVGFGMAAEIAQREMVEESARVRALRDRLQQQIVGGLDMVYLNGHPEHRLDGNLNLSFAFVEGEGMMMALKDVAVSSGSACTSASLEPSHVLRACGVEEDLAHTSIRFGLGRFNTEEEVDHVAKLVVEKVKRLRDMSPLYEMAKDGIDLKSIEWSAH from the coding sequence GTGAAGACTCCGATCTACATGGACAATCATGCCACGACGCCCCTCGATCCGCGGGTGCTCGAGGCCATGATGCCCTACCTCACCGAGCACTTCGGAAACGCCGCCTCCCGTAGCCACCCCTTCGGCTGGGCCGCGGAGGAGGCGTCCGAGCAGGCACGCGAGAGGGTGGCCGCCCTCATCGGCGGCTCCGGTAAAGAGATCGTCTGGACCTCCGGTGCGACCGAGTCGATCAACCTGGCCCTCAAGGGCATCACGGAATTCTACAAGGATCGTGGCAACCATGTCATCACCGCCAAGACGGAGCACAAGGCGGTGTTGGACACCTGCAAGCGGCTGGAACGTTCCGGCTGCGAGGTGACCTTCCTCGACGTGGACAAGCACGGGCGCCTGGATCCCGAGGCCGTCCGGGCGGCGATCACGGATCGCACGGTCCTCGTCTCGGTGATGGCGGCCAACAACGAGATCGGCACCATCCACCCCATCCGGGAGATCGGCGCGATCACCCGGGAGAAGGGCGTGTTCTTCCATGTGGATGCCGCCCAGGCCGCGGGGAAGGTCGCCCTCGACGTCAACGAGTGCAACATCGACCTCGCCTCGCTCTCGGCCCACAAGATGTACGGGCCCAAGGGCGTCGGCGCGCTCTGGGTGCGGCGCCGGCCGCGGGTCCGGCTCACGGGCCTCATCGACGGCGGCGGCCACGAGCGCGGCATGAGGTCGGGGACGATCAACGTGCCCGGCGTCGTGGGCTTCGGCATGGCCGCGGAGATCGCGCAGCGGGAGATGGTGGAGGAGTCCGCCCGGGTCCGCGCCCTGCGGGACCGCCTGCAGCAGCAGATCGTCGGCGGCCTCGACATGGTCTACCTGAACGGCCACCCCGAGCACCGCCTGGACGGGAACCTGAACCTCTCCTTCGCCTTCGTGGAAGGCGAGGGGATGATGATGGCGCTGAAGGACGTGGCGGTCTCGTCCGGCTCCGCGTGCACCTCGGCCTCCCTCGAGCCCTCCCACGTCCTCCGGGCGTGCGGCGTCGAGGAGGACCTGGCCCACACCTCGATCCGCTTCGGCCTCGGTCGGTTCAACACCGAGGAAGAGGTGGATCACGTGGCGAAGCTGGTGGTCGAGAAGGTGAAGCGGCTGCGCGACATGTCGCCGCTCTATGAGATGGCGAAGGATGGGATCGACCTGAAGTCGATCGAATGGTCGGCGCACTAG
- a CDS encoding protein-disulfide reductase DsbD family protein, which yields MRSAVLLLVGGLASAGAVLFLPDLMGQGLSSHQLDASALSSGILGALAVAWLGGVLTSLTPCVYPLIPITLGVFGARQAGSRLKSFGLVTTYVLGMAAMFSGLGFAAASSGKAFGTILANPWVLVGLATFFAVMASSMFGAFELAVPQGLAQRLNRVGGTGFGGAFAMGLVAGVVAAPCTGPVLASLLTVVASSGQPVFGLLLLFTYALGVGLPFFLLGGFSVSLPRSGAWMDGVKSVFGVALLAMAFLYLRDALPALREIFRGLSPHALAGPAIVLVGVLLGAIHLSFHGGARERILKGAGVALVVAGLVLRLGASSGAEGVEWSGDYHGALAQARAEGKPVIIDFYADWCAACKELDKFTYTDARVMDEAARFVTVKVDGTHEDKQIQALYDQYGIQGLPTVVFLDSTGETLPSPRVTGFVEAGNFLELMKGVR from the coding sequence ATGCGAAGCGCCGTACTTCTTCTCGTGGGCGGTCTGGCCAGCGCTGGAGCGGTCCTTTTCCTTCCGGATCTCATGGGTCAGGGCCTCTCCTCCCATCAGCTCGACGCCTCCGCCCTGTCGTCCGGAATCCTCGGCGCCCTGGCAGTGGCCTGGCTCGGGGGCGTCCTCACCAGCCTCACCCCCTGCGTCTATCCGCTGATCCCGATCACCCTGGGCGTCTTCGGCGCCAGGCAGGCGGGCAGCCGGCTGAAGTCCTTCGGCCTGGTCACCACCTACGTCCTCGGGATGGCGGCGATGTTCTCCGGGCTCGGCTTCGCGGCCGCCTCGTCGGGCAAGGCCTTCGGCACGATCCTCGCGAACCCCTGGGTCCTCGTGGGGCTGGCGACCTTCTTCGCAGTCATGGCCTCCAGCATGTTCGGCGCCTTCGAGCTGGCCGTGCCCCAGGGGCTCGCCCAGCGTCTCAACCGGGTGGGCGGCACCGGCTTCGGCGGCGCCTTCGCCATGGGCCTGGTCGCCGGCGTGGTCGCGGCCCCCTGCACCGGGCCCGTGCTCGCCTCCCTCCTCACCGTCGTGGCCTCCAGCGGCCAGCCGGTCTTCGGCCTCCTCCTCCTCTTCACCTACGCCCTCGGGGTCGGCCTCCCCTTCTTCCTCCTGGGCGGCTTCTCCGTCTCGCTGCCCAGGAGCGGCGCGTGGATGGACGGCGTGAAGAGCGTCTTCGGCGTGGCCCTCCTGGCGATGGCCTTCCTCTACCTGCGGGACGCCCTCCCGGCGCTCCGGGAGATCTTCCGCGGCCTGTCGCCGCACGCCCTGGCCGGGCCGGCGATCGTCCTGGTGGGCGTCCTCCTCGGCGCGATCCACCTCTCCTTCCACGGCGGCGCCCGCGAGCGGATCCTGAAGGGAGCTGGTGTCGCCCTGGTCGTGGCCGGCCTCGTGCTGCGGCTCGGCGCCTCCTCGGGCGCAGAAGGCGTGGAGTGGAGCGGCGACTACCACGGCGCCCTCGCCCAGGCCCGCGCCGAGGGCAAGCCCGTGATCATCGACTTCTATGCGGACTGGTGCGCCGCCTGCAAAGAGCTCGACAAGTTCACCTACACCGACGCGCGGGTGATGGATGAGGCGGCGCGCTTCGTGACCGTGAAGGTCGACGGCACCCACGAGGACAAGCAGATCCAGGCGCTCTACGATCAGTACGGGATCCAGGGCCTGCCGACGGTCGTCTTCCTCGACTCGACGGGTGAGACGCTCCCCTCCCCCCGGGTGACCGGCTTCGTGGAGGCCGGCAACTTCCTCGAGCTGATGAAGGGCGTTCGTTAG
- a CDS encoding protein kinase domain-containing protein has product MGSYQIIRRLAVGGMAEVFLGKRVGTGGFEKPVAIKRLLPALAADPKSAEAFLREARICVQLVHSNVVQVLDLGTAANHPYLVMELVDGEDLRRVLNAAATLDLPLGPPEAIHIAALVADALAYAWDAVGPDGTPLRLVHRDVNPSNVLLSMKGEVKLADFGVAKAADGRDVTQGNLLKGKVGYLAPELLHGVTASHASDVFLNGVLLFEILAGRPLFGSARDAGSTLARIAHHDEKTLELPPGAPAELKPILRRTLARDPAARYPHASELSHALHGVLQAKGWRVGREAMARRMGRLFPDRVPLDRDLGPGFPLESAPGAGQPSRSARPPEEAQLRAGGRKRIGELMIDARLITEAQLQTLLARQRQEGGRLGEWAATLDFAPVRSVLQLLAGQLGVSYITDERLLEAVPPPELLARFPQNLALRLLALPVAERDGATFVAMADPADLGKLDLIRFRLGGRVTPIVCTEFGVRRAIARAYGGRADELKWRQLDASDPLSLLTTRVIDFEAQEREHHGHEPSQATRPRAQAGAQPPGVLPPGVLPQGLQPQGVFPGAAQPPAVFPAGAQPPGVFPPGAPPPGYVLAYVPAGLHAEGQPLFLAWQAGAQPQADAPPAPNPAAPDEDLEEE; this is encoded by the coding sequence GTGGGGAGCTATCAGATCATCCGCAGGCTCGCGGTCGGCGGAATGGCCGAGGTCTTCCTCGGCAAGCGGGTCGGGACGGGCGGCTTCGAGAAGCCGGTCGCGATCAAGCGCCTGCTCCCCGCCCTCGCGGCTGATCCCAAGAGCGCCGAAGCCTTCCTCCGCGAGGCGCGGATCTGCGTCCAGCTCGTCCATTCGAACGTGGTGCAGGTCCTCGATCTCGGCACCGCCGCGAACCATCCCTACCTCGTGATGGAGCTGGTGGACGGCGAGGATCTCCGCCGGGTCCTGAACGCGGCGGCGACGCTGGATCTCCCGCTGGGCCCCCCGGAGGCGATCCACATCGCCGCGCTGGTGGCCGACGCCCTCGCCTACGCCTGGGACGCGGTGGGCCCCGACGGAACGCCGCTCCGCCTCGTTCACCGCGACGTCAACCCGTCGAACGTGTTGCTCTCGATGAAGGGCGAGGTGAAGCTCGCAGACTTCGGCGTGGCGAAGGCTGCCGACGGCCGCGACGTCACCCAGGGGAACCTCCTCAAGGGCAAGGTGGGCTACCTGGCCCCCGAGCTCCTCCATGGCGTGACCGCGAGCCACGCGAGCGATGTCTTCCTCAACGGCGTGTTGCTCTTCGAGATCCTCGCGGGGCGGCCGCTCTTCGGCTCGGCGCGCGACGCGGGGAGCACGCTCGCCCGCATCGCCCACCACGACGAGAAGACCCTCGAGCTCCCGCCCGGTGCGCCCGCCGAGCTGAAGCCGATCCTCCGGAGGACCCTCGCGCGGGATCCGGCTGCGCGCTATCCCCACGCGAGCGAGCTCTCCCATGCGCTCCACGGCGTGCTCCAGGCGAAGGGCTGGCGGGTGGGCCGGGAGGCGATGGCGCGGCGGATGGGGCGGCTCTTCCCAGACCGGGTCCCCCTCGATCGCGACCTGGGCCCCGGCTTTCCGCTCGAGTCCGCCCCGGGGGCGGGCCAGCCGTCCCGCTCCGCACGTCCTCCCGAGGAGGCGCAGCTTCGCGCCGGCGGCCGCAAGCGCATCGGCGAGCTCATGATCGACGCCCGGCTGATCACCGAGGCGCAGCTCCAGACCCTCCTGGCCCGGCAGCGCCAGGAGGGGGGCCGCCTGGGCGAGTGGGCCGCGACGCTGGACTTCGCGCCGGTGCGCTCCGTGCTGCAGCTCCTGGCGGGTCAGCTCGGCGTCTCCTACATCACGGACGAGAGGCTGCTCGAGGCGGTTCCCCCTCCCGAGCTCCTGGCGCGCTTTCCGCAGAACCTGGCCCTGCGACTCCTGGCCCTCCCGGTCGCCGAGCGCGACGGGGCCACGTTCGTGGCGATGGCGGATCCGGCGGACCTCGGCAAGCTGGACCTGATCCGATTCCGGCTCGGGGGTCGGGTCACGCCGATCGTCTGCACCGAGTTCGGCGTGCGACGCGCGATCGCGCGCGCCTACGGGGGCCGCGCCGACGAGCTGAAGTGGCGCCAGCTCGACGCTTCGGATCCGCTCTCCCTCCTCACGACCCGGGTGATCGACTTCGAGGCCCAGGAACGCGAGCATCACGGTCACGAGCCGTCCCAGGCCACGCGGCCCCGGGCTCAGGCGGGGGCGCAGCCGCCGGGCGTGCTTCCCCCGGGCGTGCTTCCTCAGGGCTTGCAGCCGCAGGGTGTGTTCCCCGGCGCGGCCCAGCCGCCGGCAGTGTTCCCCGCCGGGGCCCAGCCGCCCGGCGTGTTTCCGCCCGGAGCGCCGCCCCCCGGCTACGTTCTGGCTTACGTGCCCGCGGGCCTGCATGCCGAGGGGCAGCCGCTCTTCCTGGCCTGGCAGGCGGGAGCCCAGCCTCAGGCCGACGCCCCGCCCGCGCCGAACCCGGCGGCTCCCGACGAGGATCTCGAAGAGGAGTAG
- a CDS encoding TVP38/TMEM64 family protein, with product MGGRLKSGLKRISPRSWRGLLMLAGILGMGIAAVSIFGGSEGFTPQAIQRQVIALGALGLAGYLAAAAARPLFVVVSGSLFAVAAGLVWGLWGGVALALCGTLLSAWVVYALARRLGSGAIRDLAGARYDSFSLMARRRGFAFVFVATLGYVFPTDLVIAVAAVTGVRARTVFGAACLGNLPGTILMVSIGSAVVHPSPLLWWVAGAAIALLTVGAAILARSWFPRAERARVAP from the coding sequence GTGGGAGGGCGGCTCAAGAGCGGGCTGAAGCGGATCTCGCCGCGGAGCTGGCGCGGTCTGCTCATGTTGGCGGGGATCCTCGGGATGGGGATCGCCGCCGTCTCGATCTTCGGCGGCTCCGAAGGATTCACGCCGCAGGCCATCCAGCGACAGGTGATCGCGCTGGGCGCTCTGGGCCTCGCCGGCTATCTCGCCGCCGCAGCGGCGAGACCCCTCTTCGTCGTGGTCTCGGGCTCGCTCTTCGCCGTGGCGGCAGGGCTGGTCTGGGGCCTGTGGGGCGGGGTGGCCCTCGCCCTCTGCGGCACGCTCCTCTCGGCGTGGGTGGTCTACGCCCTGGCGAGGAGGCTGGGCTCCGGCGCCATCCGCGACCTCGCTGGCGCCCGCTACGACTCCTTCTCCCTGATGGCGCGGCGACGCGGCTTCGCGTTCGTCTTCGTGGCCACCCTCGGCTACGTCTTCCCCACCGACCTGGTGATCGCCGTCGCCGCCGTGACGGGGGTTCGCGCCCGGACGGTCTTCGGCGCGGCCTGCCTCGGCAACCTGCCGGGGACGATCCTGATGGTCTCGATCGGCTCCGCCGTGGTCCACCCGTCGCCGCTGCTCTGGTGGGTCGCGGGAGCGGCGATCGCGCTCTTGACCGTCGGCGCCGCGATCCTCGCGCGGTCGTGGTTTCCCCGGGCCGAGCGCGCCCGCGTGGCGCCCTGA
- a CDS encoding Kelch repeat-containing protein, with protein sequence MNVSRILRGASSTALLFLAACGGESSFDIELVTRDCQETIEHLAARQGTMTVVVSGDGMSDIKREGVNFSDGALDLPEVPVGSNRVVTVSVFEGKNLSARGRSEPFEVTSSGAPSVRVQLFRANAFTTWGEWENDTTCKPVRLAGPRAGHTATRLKDGRVLIAGGFSSLDKAGTGAGYLSTAEIFDPVTGAISSAGTVVPHAFAQSVLLRDGRVLIVGGTEMKDQVEEVTDTASIFDPATGAWSQVKLQNARKGHTVTLVAENGPLLVVGGVGADGKVVETIEVFDAKANTFSPVKGAAKLARAYHVAANVGLNNAAVEIAGGIDDSGVPETRSQFIVWNRDVDTITVSNQTVALPTGTVRSGVALFDLGNAGRRLGVIGGAKTWTPEAGKPGVGKPSGASNEAQWIGTDPSQNKSGTLGLKAGARVNPCVVGLDAKRALVLGGFSETQAFVPGAEVLAWQDPPKGSNAEPTFGSDKTEKLRDDGRGYTSCTDLGDGRVLVVGGIGKGGAAVSTAEIYLAQPPPASEQPAQ encoded by the coding sequence ATGAACGTCTCGCGCATCCTGCGCGGTGCCTCCAGCACCGCGCTCCTCTTCCTCGCGGCCTGCGGCGGCGAGTCCTCGTTCGACATCGAGCTCGTCACCAGGGACTGCCAGGAGACCATCGAGCACCTGGCCGCGAGGCAAGGGACGATGACAGTGGTGGTCTCCGGCGACGGAATGTCGGACATCAAGAGGGAAGGGGTGAACTTCAGCGACGGCGCCCTCGACCTCCCCGAGGTTCCCGTCGGCTCGAACCGGGTGGTCACCGTCAGCGTCTTCGAAGGGAAGAATCTGTCGGCCCGTGGCCGGTCCGAGCCCTTCGAGGTGACGTCCTCCGGGGCGCCCAGCGTTCGAGTGCAGCTCTTCCGGGCCAACGCCTTCACCACCTGGGGCGAATGGGAGAACGACACGACGTGCAAGCCGGTCCGCCTCGCCGGCCCGCGCGCAGGACACACCGCCACCCGTCTCAAGGATGGCCGCGTCCTGATCGCAGGCGGTTTTTCGAGCCTCGACAAGGCAGGGACCGGGGCCGGTTACCTCAGCACTGCCGAGATCTTCGATCCCGTGACCGGTGCGATCTCCAGCGCGGGTACGGTCGTGCCGCACGCTTTCGCGCAGAGCGTCCTCCTGCGCGACGGCCGGGTGCTGATCGTCGGCGGGACCGAGATGAAGGACCAGGTCGAGGAGGTCACGGACACCGCTTCGATCTTCGATCCCGCGACCGGCGCATGGTCCCAGGTCAAGCTGCAGAACGCTCGGAAGGGGCACACCGTCACGCTGGTCGCCGAGAATGGACCGTTGCTCGTGGTCGGCGGCGTCGGCGCCGACGGCAAGGTCGTCGAGACCATCGAGGTCTTCGACGCGAAGGCGAACACCTTCTCCCCGGTCAAAGGCGCTGCGAAGCTCGCGCGGGCCTACCACGTCGCAGCGAACGTCGGCCTGAACAATGCCGCAGTCGAGATTGCGGGCGGAATCGACGACAGCGGCGTGCCGGAGACCAGGTCCCAGTTCATCGTCTGGAACCGTGACGTCGACACCATCACGGTGAGCAACCAGACGGTTGCGCTCCCGACCGGGACCGTGCGATCGGGCGTCGCTCTCTTCGACCTCGGGAATGCCGGCAGGCGTCTCGGTGTGATCGGCGGGGCCAAGACCTGGACGCCCGAGGCCGGGAAGCCGGGCGTCGGCAAGCCGTCGGGCGCGTCCAACGAGGCGCAGTGGATCGGAACGGACCCCTCCCAGAACAAATCCGGCACGCTCGGCCTCAAAGCCGGGGCCCGCGTGAATCCGTGTGTTGTTGGGCTCGACGCCAAGCGGGCGCTGGTGCTCGGGGGGTTCTCCGAGACCCAGGCCTTCGTTCCGGGCGCCGAAGTCCTCGCGTGGCAGGATCCGCCGAAGGGCTCGAACGCCGAGCCGACCTTCGGCTCGGACAAGACGGAGAAACTCCGTGACGATGGCCGGGGCTACACCAGCTGCACCGACCTCGGCGATGGTCGGGTGCTGGTCGTCGGCGGGATTGGCAAGGGCGGCGCGGCTGTATCCACCGCGGAAATCTACCTCGCGCAGCCGCCTCCTGCGTCGGAACAGCCGGCGCAGTAG